The following coding sequences lie in one Spirosoma sp. KUDC1026 genomic window:
- a CDS encoding fibronectin type III domain-containing protein, whose protein sequence is MCQVQLATGQAKTQRQNLANQPSDDQSTGPQRYHLGAVARSYGDSILVRWAPEQALLFKAAVRSGGYRLTRRTVGANEVIDITVKPWTVEEWKQRANRRDTIAGVCSQLLWGKAEPMPFDQNVNLSGILQQQQQNNFRLMLALLLADEDPRHAAGMGLGYIDKNVQRGKRYVYAISAITDRTVLYSDTARTLITNDGPHPRSDMIEIKTEAGDRVAKISWNRALAETQFSAYYVEKSVDGGRTFRRLNKRPWLQPPTGKFAQVYEYTDSLAQNYRPAQYRVIGLTAFGELSQPSPVVTAQGIDRTGPAAVSKLQALHQSGGRVRLSWQYPKPPGDLAGYVVAKSADSQGPFQPLTDRLLAPNQREFTDTTAVPSQPAYYVVVPVDTARNAGASLPAYCLFKDTNGPSKPKNLQGYVDSTGFVRLVWDRNPETDLLGYMVVWANDPTHVFTPKTADYLTISVFNDQTTLRTLTRKIYYRVIAYDKNRNPSVASDILALTRPDRIPPVAPAIRTYTAADTAITIAWTPSSSEDVDYQILLRREGDSPRWTELKKAAKQQTTFTDTDVKPGVDYAYALIAVDSAGLRSERSFPLNTRTLRASPKSISNLTVTVDSQQKRTSLAWSYPRTDVRFVVYRGLSPNGLRSYEAVNRQTTFADTRVPAGQYEYAVRVIYPDGTQSGLSNRVKIEVK, encoded by the coding sequence ATGTGCCAGGTTCAACTTGCTACGGGCCAGGCAAAAACCCAGCGCCAGAACCTGGCTAACCAGCCATCGGACGATCAGTCTACTGGTCCCCAGCGTTACCACCTCGGCGCAGTGGCCCGCTCCTACGGTGATTCGATCCTTGTACGGTGGGCTCCCGAGCAGGCCTTACTGTTCAAAGCCGCCGTTCGTTCGGGAGGCTACAGGCTGACCCGCCGAACAGTCGGTGCCAATGAGGTCATCGATATAACAGTCAAACCCTGGACGGTGGAGGAATGGAAGCAGCGCGCCAATCGACGGGATACCATTGCGGGCGTCTGCTCGCAACTCCTATGGGGAAAAGCCGAACCTATGCCGTTTGACCAGAATGTGAACTTAAGTGGTATCCTTCAACAGCAGCAACAAAACAATTTCCGACTGATGCTGGCACTCCTGCTTGCCGACGAAGATCCACGACATGCAGCGGGTATGGGCCTGGGTTACATTGACAAAAACGTCCAACGGGGTAAGCGGTACGTGTATGCTATATCGGCCATCACCGATCGGACCGTATTGTACTCCGACACAGCCCGCACCCTGATCACGAACGATGGCCCGCATCCTCGCTCTGACATGATTGAAATCAAAACAGAAGCGGGTGATCGGGTTGCCAAAATCTCCTGGAACCGGGCGCTGGCTGAAACACAGTTTTCGGCCTACTACGTCGAAAAATCAGTGGATGGGGGACGAACGTTCCGGCGACTCAACAAGCGCCCCTGGCTACAGCCCCCCACGGGCAAGTTTGCTCAGGTCTATGAGTATACAGACTCACTAGCCCAGAATTACCGGCCTGCCCAGTACCGGGTCATTGGGCTAACAGCCTTCGGCGAGCTAAGCCAGCCATCGCCCGTAGTCACCGCGCAGGGAATTGACCGAACTGGCCCAGCCGCCGTGAGCAAACTCCAGGCCCTCCACCAATCCGGCGGGCGGGTTCGGCTGAGCTGGCAGTATCCCAAACCACCGGGCGACCTGGCAGGCTACGTAGTGGCCAAGAGTGCCGACTCGCAGGGACCGTTTCAACCCCTCACCGACCGACTGCTAGCCCCCAACCAGCGTGAATTCACAGACACAACAGCTGTCCCCTCGCAACCCGCCTATTACGTGGTTGTTCCCGTCGACACAGCCCGGAATGCGGGAGCATCGCTTCCAGCTTATTGTTTGTTCAAGGATACGAATGGCCCGTCCAAACCCAAAAACCTACAGGGTTACGTCGATTCCACGGGTTTTGTGCGCCTGGTCTGGGACCGTAATCCAGAAACCGATTTGCTGGGCTATATGGTCGTTTGGGCAAACGATCCAACGCATGTTTTCACGCCCAAAACAGCCGATTACCTGACCATCAGCGTCTTTAACGATCAGACGACGTTACGTACGCTTACCCGGAAAATCTACTACCGGGTAATTGCCTACGACAAAAACCGCAATCCGAGTGTGGCGTCAGACATTCTGGCCTTGACCCGCCCAGATCGAATTCCGCCGGTAGCTCCGGCCATCAGAACGTATACGGCAGCTGATACGGCCATTACAATCGCTTGGACCCCTAGCAGCAGTGAAGACGTAGACTATCAGATCCTGTTACGTCGGGAGGGCGATTCCCCGCGCTGGACCGAGCTCAAAAAAGCAGCCAAGCAGCAAACGACGTTTACAGACACGGACGTAAAACCTGGCGTTGACTACGCTTATGCTCTCATTGCCGTCGATTCAGCCGGTCTCCGTTCAGAGCGGTCATTCCCCCTGAACACCCGAACCTTACGAGCCTCTCCGAAATCCATTAGCAATCTTACCGTAACTGTTGATTCGCAACAGAAGCGGACATCGCTGGCCTGGTCTTACCCCCGCACGGATGTTCGATTTGTCGTATATCGAGGACTATCACCCAACGGGTTGCGGAGTTATGAGGCCGTAAACCGCCAAACAACGTTTGCTGATACACGTGTACCAGCTGGGCAGTATGAGTATGCCGTGCGCGTGATCTACCCCGACGGTACCCAGTCGGGCCTGTCGAACCGGGTTAAAATTGAGGTCAAATAG
- a CDS encoding fibronectin type III domain-containing protein has translation MKSSTRYWLLGLFLATASRLLAQSNAPTSLTGTAPAYNQVVLTWKDNSMGETKFEIERNNFTTFTKIGEVVGNVTTYTDNTVGGGTYRVRAILATGAPTTYSNEFTISTPPQPPTTPTSLAATAESSNSIKLTWNNGSGGTPTDYQIERGTASGGPFSLLQTVTYSRTPTFTDNSAVGGTQYCYRIRARNSGGSSNYTTPVCATPPLAPTSVNNLKAAAISSSSIKLTWDRYGKEISLSIERRMGQTGSWSRVGAATSDGGEYTDNGLSGGTEYCYRIAEEGHNYSGIACATTGASAPNAPARLTATAVSSSQINLQWADISDNETGFQIERASSVTGTFSKIADVGANTTMFSDQNLTASTQYCYRIRTVNAAGTSGYTDVQCATTPAPPVGAPQNLVATAASTTQINLTWTGVTGANSYQLERSPNGNDNWSKITDPAGSATSYSDPNLTPNTRYYYRIRAVISGTAGPYSNVTNALTPDAPPAAPARLTATAASFSQITLSWADLSANETGFQLERSTDGTTFSKVADLAANITTYSDQNLSPQTRYYYRIRAVNAAGNSDYSNVADATTPVGPPAAPQSLSAVATSTTQINLTWNAVATATNILIERSPNGTDGWSQIASVAGNVTTYADQGLNQNTRYYYRIRAVNASGNGPYSTVASAVTPDAPPTAPARLTATPASFSQINLSWADLSANESGFQIERSANGTDGWNKIADVAANVTTYADQNLSPRTRYYYRIRAVNAAGNSSYSNAADATTPDAPPAAPTRLTATAVSNSQINLSWTDGSDNETGFELERSPDGTTWTKVADLPANATTYQNTGLTPNVWYYYRVRAVNAVGQSAYSNIADTSTPDVPPAAPARLTATTTSPTQVTLAWADLSNNESGFDIERGSSATGTFTKVADVPANATTYTDQNLADNTAYCYRVRAKNAAGNSAYTDVICVTTPLAPPAMPVNLTAQVFDYDQIQLNWSLPSASTNLVLIERSTNPTSGFVEIGQRPASQTSYIDAGLQEYTTYYYRIRATNAAGNSGYSNVASARVEEVIIAIEDEFIAQTALIVHNQNLIINTSWQRVSDASLQLLTASGQTVLTDQRRIKSEDSWQYNLSARPAGVYILRIVADGRVFAKRFLLP, from the coding sequence ATGAAATCATCCACACGCTACTGGTTGCTGGGCCTGTTTCTGGCAACGGCCTCCCGACTGCTGGCCCAGTCGAATGCACCAACGAGTCTGACCGGTACGGCGCCAGCCTATAACCAGGTAGTACTGACCTGGAAAGACAATTCAATGGGAGAAACCAAGTTCGAGATCGAGCGAAACAATTTCACTACGTTCACGAAAATTGGTGAAGTGGTGGGTAACGTAACGACCTATACCGACAATACCGTTGGGGGGGGCACGTACCGCGTCCGGGCGATTCTGGCGACCGGTGCCCCAACGACGTACTCCAATGAGTTTACCATTTCTACCCCACCCCAACCACCCACGACACCAACTAGTCTGGCGGCTACGGCCGAAAGCAGCAACAGCATCAAACTCACCTGGAACAATGGCTCAGGGGGGACGCCAACGGATTACCAGATCGAGCGGGGTACGGCATCCGGTGGGCCATTCAGTCTGCTCCAGACGGTGACCTACAGCCGGACGCCCACCTTTACCGATAATAGTGCCGTAGGGGGTACGCAGTACTGCTACCGGATTCGGGCGCGTAACAGCGGTGGGTCATCCAACTATACGACACCGGTCTGCGCAACGCCCCCCCTCGCTCCAACGAGCGTCAACAATTTGAAGGCGGCAGCGATCAGCAGCAGTTCCATCAAACTAACCTGGGATCGGTACGGCAAAGAAATCAGCTTATCCATAGAGCGACGAATGGGGCAAACCGGTAGCTGGTCGCGGGTGGGGGCGGCCACATCGGATGGTGGCGAATACACGGACAATGGTCTGAGTGGCGGTACGGAGTATTGCTATCGGATTGCCGAAGAAGGCCACAACTACTCCGGCATTGCCTGCGCCACTACTGGCGCCAGCGCTCCCAACGCTCCCGCCCGATTGACAGCCACGGCGGTATCAAGTAGTCAGATTAATCTGCAGTGGGCCGACATATCAGATAACGAAACGGGTTTCCAGATCGAGCGAGCCAGCAGCGTCACGGGTACGTTCTCAAAGATTGCCGACGTAGGGGCTAATACAACTATGTTCAGCGATCAGAACTTAACGGCCAGCACCCAGTACTGCTACCGCATCCGGACGGTGAATGCAGCCGGAACCAGTGGTTACACAGATGTGCAGTGCGCCACCACACCAGCCCCACCGGTAGGCGCTCCACAAAACCTGGTCGCTACGGCCGCATCGACAACGCAGATCAACCTGACCTGGACGGGCGTGACAGGGGCCAATAGTTACCAGCTCGAACGGAGTCCGAACGGCAATGACAACTGGTCGAAGATTACCGATCCGGCGGGCAGCGCTACCAGTTACAGCGATCCAAACCTGACACCGAATACGCGTTATTACTACCGTATTCGGGCGGTCATTAGCGGTACAGCCGGGCCGTACTCCAACGTAACGAACGCGCTGACGCCCGATGCGCCACCGGCCGCACCGGCCCGGCTGACGGCAACAGCGGCCTCGTTCAGCCAGATCACTTTGAGCTGGGCCGACCTATCCGCGAACGAAACCGGATTTCAATTGGAACGCTCAACCGACGGAACAACCTTCTCGAAAGTAGCTGACCTTGCGGCCAACATCACAACCTACAGCGATCAAAACCTGAGTCCACAAACGCGCTATTACTATCGCATTCGGGCGGTTAACGCAGCTGGTAACTCTGACTACTCCAACGTAGCAGACGCCACTACGCCTGTCGGGCCACCAGCGGCACCACAGAGCCTCAGCGCCGTTGCTACGTCGACGACTCAGATTAACCTAACCTGGAACGCGGTTGCCACGGCAACGAATATCCTGATCGAACGCAGCCCAAACGGAACGGACGGCTGGAGTCAGATCGCCAGCGTGGCGGGTAACGTAACAACCTACGCTGATCAGGGACTGAACCAGAACACCCGCTATTACTACCGTATACGGGCAGTCAACGCCAGCGGTAATGGTCCGTACTCAACCGTTGCCAGCGCAGTGACGCCTGACGCCCCGCCGACCGCTCCAGCCCGGCTGACGGCCACGCCTGCGTCATTCAGTCAGATCAATCTGAGCTGGGCTGATCTGTCAGCGAACGAAAGCGGGTTCCAAATAGAACGTAGTGCCAATGGCACCGATGGCTGGAACAAAATTGCGGACGTGGCCGCCAACGTAACAACGTATGCGGATCAGAATCTAAGCCCCCGAACGCGCTACTACTATCGCATCCGGGCCGTCAACGCGGCTGGTAATTCAAGTTACTCGAACGCGGCCGATGCCACTACGCCCGATGCACCGCCAGCCGCGCCAACCCGCCTGACGGCGACAGCGGTATCAAACAGCCAGATCAACTTAAGCTGGACAGACGGATCGGACAACGAAACGGGTTTCGAGCTGGAACGCTCGCCTGATGGCACGACCTGGACAAAGGTCGCTGATCTACCCGCTAACGCTACCACATATCAGAATACGGGCCTGACACCCAACGTCTGGTATTACTATCGCGTTAGGGCGGTCAACGCTGTGGGCCAATCGGCCTATTCTAACATAGCGGATACGTCTACGCCCGACGTACCACCAGCCGCTCCGGCGCGTCTGACGGCTACTACTACCTCCCCGACTCAGGTAACCCTGGCCTGGGCCGACCTGTCGAACAATGAAAGCGGTTTTGATATCGAACGAGGAAGCAGCGCTACTGGTACGTTCACTAAAGTTGCTGACGTACCGGCCAACGCCACCACGTACACGGATCAGAATCTGGCTGATAATACGGCCTATTGCTATCGTGTCCGGGCGAAAAACGCGGCCGGGAACTCAGCTTATACAGATGTGATCTGCGTAACAACGCCCCTGGCTCCTCCGGCAATGCCTGTCAACCTGACAGCGCAGGTGTTTGACTACGATCAGATCCAGTTGAACTGGTCGCTGCCAAGTGCGTCAACAAATCTGGTGCTCATTGAGCGGTCGACCAACCCAACCTCCGGCTTTGTCGAAATCGGCCAGCGGCCCGCTTCCCAGACGAGCTACATCGACGCAGGCTTGCAGGAATACACAACGTACTATTACCGGATTCGGGCAACCAATGCGGCTGGTAATTCGGGCTACTCCAACGTAGCGTCGGCACGGGTCGAAGAAGTCATCATTGCCATTGAGGATGAATTCATTGCGCAGACAGCACTGATCGTTCACAACCAGAACCTGATCATTAACACCAGCTGGCAGCGCGTATCCGACGCTTCTCTCCAGTTACTGACGGCATCCGGTCAGACCGTTTTAACCGATCAGCGCCGGATCAAATCCGAAGACAGCTGGCAGTATAACCTGAGCGCCCGGCCAGCGGGTGTGTACATTCTTCGTATCGTGGCCGACGGCCGTGTTTTCGCCAAACGTTTTCTACTGCCATGA